Proteins from one Streptomyces genisteinicus genomic window:
- the tsaD gene encoding tRNA (adenosine(37)-N6)-threonylcarbamoyltransferase complex transferase subunit TsaD, producing MADEPLVLGIETSCDETGVGIVRGTTLLADAIASSVDTHARFGGVVPEIASRAHLEAMVPTIERALAEAGVSARDLDGIAVTAGPGLAGALLVGVSAAKAYAYALDKPLYGVNHLASHICVDQLEHGPLPEPTMALLVSGGHSSLLLAPDITADVRPMGATIDDAAGEAFDKIARVLDLGFPGGPVIDRLAREGDPRAIAFPRGLSGAKDPAYDFSFSGLKTAVARWIEAKRAAGEEVPVRDVAASFQEAVVDVLTRKAVRACKDEGVDHLMIGGGVAANSRLRALAEERCERAGIRLRVPRPKLCTDNGAMVAALGAEMVARNRPASDWELSADSSLPVTESHVPGSHHHGHGHDHDHVHEISKENLYS from the coding sequence ATGGCTGACGAACCGCTCGTACTCGGCATCGAGACCTCCTGCGACGAGACCGGCGTCGGCATCGTCCGCGGCACCACCCTGCTCGCCGACGCCATCGCCTCCAGCGTCGACACCCACGCCCGCTTCGGTGGCGTGGTGCCGGAGATCGCCTCGCGCGCCCATCTGGAGGCGATGGTCCCCACCATCGAACGCGCCCTGGCGGAGGCCGGTGTCAGCGCCCGCGACCTCGACGGCATCGCGGTCACGGCGGGGCCGGGGCTGGCCGGCGCCCTGCTGGTCGGCGTCTCGGCGGCGAAGGCGTACGCGTACGCCCTGGACAAGCCGCTCTACGGGGTCAACCACCTCGCCTCGCACATCTGCGTCGACCAGCTGGAGCACGGCCCGCTGCCCGAGCCGACGATGGCCCTGCTGGTCTCCGGCGGTCACTCGTCGCTGCTGCTCGCGCCCGACATCACCGCGGACGTCCGGCCGATGGGCGCGACGATCGACGACGCGGCCGGCGAGGCGTTCGACAAGATCGCCCGGGTGCTGGACCTCGGTTTCCCCGGCGGTCCGGTGATCGACCGGCTCGCCCGGGAGGGCGACCCGCGGGCCATCGCGTTCCCGCGCGGCCTGAGCGGGGCGAAGGACCCGGCGTACGACTTCTCCTTCTCCGGGCTGAAGACGGCCGTGGCGCGCTGGATCGAGGCGAAGCGGGCGGCGGGCGAGGAGGTCCCGGTGCGGGACGTGGCGGCCTCCTTCCAGGAGGCGGTCGTCGACGTGCTGACCCGCAAGGCCGTGCGCGCCTGCAAGGACGAGGGCGTCGACCATCTGATGATCGGCGGCGGCGTCGCGGCCAACTCCCGGCTGCGCGCACTCGCCGAGGAGCGGTGCGAGCGGGCCGGCATCCGGCTCCGGGTGCCCCGCCCCAAGCTGTGCACCGACAACGGCGCGATGGTCGCCGCGCTCGGGGCGGAGATGGTCGCCAGGAACCGGCCGGCGTCCGACTGGGAGCTGTCGGCGGACTCCTCGCTGCCCGTGACCGAGTCCCACGTGCCCGGCAGCCACCACCACGGTCACGGCCACGACCACGACCACGTCCACGAGATCAGCAAGGAGAACCTCTACTCGTGA
- a CDS encoding RNA polymerase sigma factor, producing the protein MAVTAAGAQQTVETVEAVFRIESARIIAGVTRVVRDVQIAEEIAQDALVAALEQWPESGVPDRPGAWLMATAKHRAIDLVRRKETYARKLAEVGRALEDAPPPAEPSGPDDIDDDLLRLIFTACHPVLSTDARIALTLRLLGGLTTDEIARAFLAAEPTVAQRIVRAKRGLARAGVAFEVPYGADRAERLGSVLEVVYLIFNEGYAATAGDDLVRPALCEDALRLVRVLQGLMPAEPEVHGLAALLEFQASRIRARTAPGGEPVLLADQNRTRWNGLLMRRGVEALHRVGGGPYGPYALQAAIAACHARAARYEDTDWATIAALYAQLARVVPSPVVELNRAVALSMADGPEAGLALVDALTGEPALKDYHLLPSVRGDLLARLGRHEEAAAEFARAAGMARNTRERDLLLDRAARARAGRP; encoded by the coding sequence GTGGCCGTGACGGCAGCAGGGGCGCAGCAGACGGTCGAGACGGTCGAGGCGGTTTTCCGGATCGAGTCCGCGCGGATCATCGCCGGGGTCACCCGCGTCGTACGGGACGTCCAGATCGCCGAGGAGATCGCCCAGGACGCGCTGGTCGCCGCCCTGGAGCAGTGGCCGGAGTCGGGTGTCCCGGACAGACCGGGCGCCTGGCTCATGGCCACCGCCAAGCACCGGGCGATCGATCTCGTACGCCGCAAGGAGACGTACGCGCGCAAGCTCGCCGAGGTGGGGCGCGCCCTGGAGGACGCGCCGCCGCCGGCCGAGCCCTCGGGCCCGGACGACATCGACGACGACCTGCTGCGGCTCATCTTCACGGCCTGCCATCCGGTCCTGTCGACGGACGCCCGGATCGCCCTGACGCTGAGGCTGCTCGGCGGGCTGACCACGGACGAGATCGCCCGTGCCTTCCTCGCCGCCGAACCGACCGTCGCGCAGCGCATCGTGCGCGCCAAACGCGGCCTCGCCCGCGCCGGCGTGGCCTTCGAGGTGCCGTACGGCGCCGACCGGGCCGAGCGGCTGGGGTCCGTCCTGGAGGTCGTCTACCTGATCTTCAACGAGGGGTACGCGGCGACCGCGGGCGACGACCTGGTCCGCCCCGCGCTCTGCGAGGACGCGCTGCGGCTCGTCAGGGTCCTCCAGGGCCTGATGCCCGCCGAACCGGAGGTGCACGGGCTGGCCGCCCTGCTGGAGTTCCAGGCCTCCCGCATCCGGGCGCGCACGGCCCCGGGAGGCGAGCCGGTCCTGCTGGCCGACCAGAACCGCACCCGGTGGAACGGCCTGCTGATGCGCCGCGGTGTCGAGGCGCTGCACCGGGTCGGCGGCGGCCCGTACGGCCCCTACGCCCTCCAGGCGGCGATCGCGGCCTGCCATGCGCGGGCCGCCCGCTACGAGGACACCGACTGGGCGACGATCGCGGCGCTCTACGCGCAGCTGGCGCGCGTCGTCCCGTCGCCCGTGGTCGAGCTCAACCGGGCGGTCGCGCTCTCCATGGCCGACGGCCCCGAGGCCGGCCTCGCCCTGGTGGACGCCCTGACCGGCGAACCGGCCCTGAAGGACTACCACTTGCTGCCGAGCGTCCGCGGCGATCTGCTGGCCCGGCTGGGCCGTCACGAGGAGGCGGCCGCCGAGTTCGCGCGGGCCGCGGGGATGGCGCGCAACACCCGGGAGAGGGACCTGCTGCTCGACCGCGCCGCGCGCGCCCGCGCCGGACGGCCCTGA
- a CDS encoding alpha/beta fold hydrolase produces the protein MSETSTGDAVAAAAAATGAWRRAGGVAGTAIGVIAAGAAAGVALERLTVGRGMRKKARLALDATGPYGSLRGTPGTAVADDGTRLHYEVEEVDPQVAAPRRRRLFGRKAPAPVTVVFSHGYCLGQDSWHFQRAALRGLVRTVFWDQRSHGRSARGAAQSGPDGVPVTIDQLGRDLKAVIDAAAPEGPLVLVGHSMGGMTMMALGALHPGLVRERVVAAAFVGTSAGRLGEVNYGLPVAGVNVVRRVLPGVLRALGSQAELVERGRRATADLFAGLIKRYSFSSKDVDPAVARFAERLIESTPIDVVAEFYPAFTEHDKSAALPVFAGLPVLVLAGDKDLVTPTSHSEAIADLLPEAELVIVPDGGHLVMLEHPEAVTDRLADLLVRAGAVPAAANVGTYGSTAQPGS, from the coding sequence GTGAGCGAGACCAGCACGGGGGACGCCGTCGCGGCCGCCGCGGCCGCGACGGGAGCCTGGCGGCGGGCGGGAGGCGTCGCGGGCACGGCCATAGGCGTCATCGCCGCCGGCGCGGCCGCCGGCGTGGCGCTGGAGCGGCTCACGGTGGGCCGGGGCATGCGCAAGAAGGCCCGGCTCGCGCTCGACGCCACGGGCCCGTACGGCTCGCTGCGCGGTACGCCCGGCACGGCCGTCGCCGACGACGGCACCCGGCTGCACTACGAGGTCGAGGAGGTGGACCCCCAGGTCGCGGCTCCGCGCCGGCGGCGGCTGTTCGGCCGCAAGGCCCCCGCTCCGGTCACGGTGGTGTTCAGCCACGGCTACTGCCTCGGCCAGGACTCCTGGCACTTCCAGCGGGCGGCGCTGCGCGGCCTGGTGCGCACCGTCTTCTGGGACCAGCGCAGCCACGGCCGCTCGGCGCGGGGCGCCGCCCAGTCGGGACCCGACGGGGTGCCGGTCACCATCGACCAGCTCGGCCGGGACCTGAAGGCGGTGATCGACGCGGCGGCGCCCGAGGGCCCGCTGGTGCTCGTCGGCCACTCCATGGGCGGCATGACGATGATGGCGCTCGGCGCGCTCCACCCCGGGCTGGTGCGCGAACGGGTGGTCGCCGCCGCCTTCGTCGGCACCTCCGCCGGGCGTCTGGGCGAGGTCAACTACGGGCTCCCGGTGGCCGGCGTCAACGTGGTGCGCCGGGTGCTGCCCGGGGTGCTGCGGGCGCTCGGCTCCCAGGCGGAACTGGTGGAGCGGGGGCGCCGGGCGACGGCGGACCTGTTCGCCGGGCTGATCAAGCGGTACTCGTTCTCCTCGAAGGACGTGGACCCGGCCGTCGCGCGGTTCGCGGAGCGGCTGATCGAGTCGACGCCGATCGACGTGGTCGCCGAGTTCTACCCGGCGTTCACGGAACACGACAAGTCCGCCGCGCTCCCGGTCTTCGCCGGTCTCCCCGTCCTCGTCCTCGCGGGCGACAAGGACCTGGTGACGCCGACCTCGCACAGCGAGGCCATCGCCGACCTGCTGCCGGAGGCCGAGCTGGTCATCGTCCCGGACGGCGGCCACCTGGTGATGCTGGAGCATCCGGAGGCCGTGACCGACCGTCTCGCGGACCTGCTCGTGCGGGCCGGGGCCGTACCGGCAGCGGCTAACGTTGGCACGTATGGAAGCACTGCACAGCCCGGAAGCTGA
- a CDS encoding YciI family protein has product MPRFLSMVRIDENEMAGADFPEEFDQRMGALLEEITKAGVMLDTAGLMPTSEATRVTWSGGRVSYTDGPFTETKEVVGGYAMMQCKDMAEAVEWARRFVEVHPAEWSVTCEVREIQAG; this is encoded by the coding sequence ATGCCGCGCTTCCTTTCGATGGTCCGCATCGACGAGAACGAGATGGCCGGAGCCGACTTCCCGGAGGAGTTCGACCAGCGGATGGGCGCCCTCCTGGAGGAGATCACCAAGGCCGGCGTCATGCTCGACACGGCGGGCCTGATGCCCACGTCCGAGGCCACCCGGGTCACCTGGTCCGGCGGCAGGGTGTCGTACACCGACGGCCCCTTCACCGAGACCAAGGAGGTCGTCGGCGGCTACGCCATGATGCAGTGCAAGGACATGGCCGAGGCCGTCGAGTGGGCCCGGCGCTTCGTGGAGGTGCACCCGGCCGAATGGTCGGTGACCTGCGAGGTCCGCGAGATCCAGGCGGGCTGA
- the groES gene encoding co-chaperone GroES: MTTASSKVAIKPLEDRIVVQPLDAEQTTASGLVIPDTAKEKPQEGVVLAVGPGRFENGERLPLDVNVGDVVLYSKYGGTEVKYSGEEYLVLSARDVLAIVEK; encoded by the coding sequence GTGACGACCGCCAGCTCCAAGGTTGCCATCAAGCCGCTCGAGGACCGCATCGTGGTCCAGCCGCTCGACGCCGAGCAGACCACGGCCTCTGGCCTGGTTATTCCGGACACCGCCAAGGAGAAGCCCCAGGAGGGCGTCGTCCTGGCCGTTGGCCCGGGCCGCTTCGAGAACGGCGAGCGTCTTCCGCTCGACGTGAACGTCGGCGATGTCGTGCTGTACAGCAAGTACGGCGGCACCGAAGTGAAGTACAGCGGCGAGGAGTACCTCGTCCTCTCGGCTCGCGACGTGCTCGCGATCGTCGAGAAGTAA
- a CDS encoding polysaccharide deacetylase family protein, producing the protein MQLVRQKRNMGARRVRVIVAVLVVAALGAGCAAEGSGGARPASPSAGAQAGRGPGAAKEEAGASGTLAAHLEKVRRNQALRAAAARKWGLARTPLAAPPPPAVKPRITTRKGFEVKGGESLPPVFTTVPTKEKIVFLTIDDGAEKDPELLRMMTELQIPYSAFLSDYVIDDDYGYFAKMRDAGAALHNHTLNHRYLPGLSYAQQQREICGQQEKLQKRYGTRPRLFRPPYGNYNGDTLRVAKSCGVEAVPLWASEAFPDHMEWREWDRDLHPGDIILTHFRGKGDWKGTMPDMIRRVMQTVTEKGYAVAKLEDYV; encoded by the coding sequence ATGCAGCTAGTACGACAAAAGCGAAATATGGGAGCGCGCCGGGTCCGTGTGATCGTCGCCGTGCTCGTGGTCGCCGCCCTCGGCGCGGGCTGTGCCGCCGAGGGCTCCGGGGGCGCTCGCCCCGCGAGCCCCTCGGCCGGCGCGCAGGCCGGGCGCGGCCCCGGGGCGGCGAAGGAGGAAGCCGGCGCGTCCGGCACCCTGGCCGCCCACCTGGAGAAGGTCCGGCGCAACCAGGCGCTGCGCGCGGCGGCCGCCAGGAAGTGGGGCCTGGCGCGGACCCCGCTCGCCGCCCCGCCGCCGCCCGCGGTGAAGCCGCGGATCACCACCCGCAAGGGCTTCGAGGTCAAGGGTGGAGAGAGCCTGCCGCCCGTCTTCACCACCGTGCCCACCAAGGAGAAGATCGTCTTCCTGACGATCGACGACGGCGCGGAGAAGGACCCCGAGCTGCTGCGGATGATGACCGAACTCCAGATCCCGTACAGCGCCTTCCTCAGCGACTACGTCATCGACGACGACTACGGGTACTTCGCGAAGATGCGGGACGCCGGGGCGGCTCTGCACAACCACACCCTCAACCACCGCTATCTGCCCGGCCTCTCCTACGCTCAGCAGCAGCGGGAGATCTGCGGCCAGCAGGAGAAGCTCCAGAAGCGGTACGGCACCCGGCCCCGGCTGTTCCGCCCGCCGTACGGCAACTACAACGGCGACACGCTGCGGGTGGCGAAGTCCTGCGGCGTCGAGGCCGTGCCGCTGTGGGCCTCCGAGGCCTTCCCCGACCACATGGAGTGGCGGGAGTGGGACCGCGACCTGCACCCGGGCGACATCATCCTGACCCACTTCCGCGGCAAGGGGGACTGGAAGGGCACCATGCCGGACATGATCCGGCGGGTGATGCAGACCGTGACGGAGAAGGGCTACGCCGTCGCGAAGCTGGAGGACTACGTCTGA
- the tsaE gene encoding tRNA (adenosine(37)-N6)-threonylcarbamoyltransferase complex ATPase subunit type 1 TsaE, with translation MEALHSPEADPAVRSARLSVDSPERMRDLGRSVAGLLRPGDLVMLTGELGAGKTTLTRGLGEGLGVRGAVTSPTFVIARVHPSLTGGPALVHVDAYRLGGGLDEMEDLDLDVSLPESVVVVEWGDGKVEDLSDDRLHVLIHRVTGDTDDDHREVTLRGHGARWSDVDLESATV, from the coding sequence ATGGAAGCACTGCACAGCCCGGAAGCTGACCCGGCCGTCCGCTCCGCCCGTCTGTCCGTCGACTCCCCGGAGCGGATGCGGGACCTGGGCCGCTCCGTCGCCGGGCTGCTGCGCCCCGGGGACCTCGTGATGCTCACCGGCGAGCTGGGCGCGGGCAAGACGACCCTGACGCGCGGGCTGGGCGAGGGGCTGGGGGTGCGGGGCGCCGTCACCTCCCCGACGTTCGTGATCGCCCGGGTCCACCCGTCCCTGACGGGCGGCCCGGCGCTGGTCCACGTCGACGCGTACCGGCTCGGCGGCGGCCTCGACGAGATGGAGGACCTCGACCTCGACGTGTCCCTGCCGGAGTCGGTGGTGGTGGTGGAGTGGGGCGACGGCAAGGTGGAGGACCTCTCCGACGACCGCCTGCACGTGCTCATCCACCGGGTGACGGGGGACACGGACGACGACCACCGGGAGGTGACGCTCCGGGGCCACGGGGCGCGGTGGTCCGACGTGGACCTGGAGTCGGCGACGGTCTGA
- the rimI gene encoding ribosomal protein S18-alanine N-acetyltransferase, protein MRWWDLEPVLELEHELFPEDAWSPGMFWSELAHSRGPGATRRYVVAEAGGRVVGYAGLAAAGGLGDVQTIAVERGQWGTGLGARLLTDLLQHATAFECEEVLLEVRVDNTRAQKLYERFGFEPIGFRRGYYQPGNTDALVMRLTVQGTETTDG, encoded by the coding sequence ATGCGCTGGTGGGATCTGGAACCGGTGCTGGAGCTGGAGCACGAGCTGTTCCCGGAGGACGCCTGGTCGCCGGGGATGTTCTGGTCCGAGCTCGCCCACTCCCGCGGCCCCGGTGCCACCCGCCGCTATGTGGTCGCCGAGGCCGGCGGCCGGGTCGTCGGCTACGCGGGGCTCGCCGCGGCGGGCGGCCTCGGCGACGTGCAGACCATCGCCGTGGAGCGCGGCCAGTGGGGCACCGGGCTCGGCGCCCGGCTGCTGACCGACCTGCTCCAGCACGCCACCGCCTTCGAGTGCGAAGAGGTCCTGCTCGAAGTGCGCGTGGACAACACCCGGGCCCAGAAGCTCTACGAACGCTTCGGGTTCGAGCCCATCGGCTTCCGCCGCGGCTACTACCAGCCCGGCAACACCGACGCCCTCGTCATGCGACTGACCGTACAAGGAACAGAGACCACTGATGGCTGA
- a CDS encoding class I SAM-dependent methyltransferase: protein MNDLDPLAALSALRTAEGAALLASLASYDPADELAVATRLRRDHPAALVSAALGQARLRQRAAAKFGAEDAGRMFFTPNGVEQSTRRTVAEYRAARFAELGVRSVADLCGGIGGDALALARAGIRVLAVDRDPLTAEAARANAAALGLADLIEVRCADVADVDTSGHDAVFVDPARRGGRGRIFDPEAYSPPLSWAVGAARARPHAALKVAPGIPHEAVPEGAEAEWISDGGDVKEAVLWFGTSPGTVRATLLPGTHTLTGRGLPDPGVRPLGRYLYEPDGAVIRSHLVAEAAEELEGGLIDASIAYVTSDVLRPTPFATAYEITDQLPFGVKKLKALLREREVGNLTVKKRGSAVEPEELRRRVRPQGPRAATVFLTRVAGAPAMLVGRPV from the coding sequence GTGAACGACCTCGATCCGCTCGCCGCCCTCTCCGCCCTGCGCACCGCCGAGGGCGCCGCCCTGCTCGCCTCGCTGGCCTCCTACGACCCGGCCGACGAACTGGCCGTCGCGACCCGGCTGCGCCGCGACCACCCGGCCGCCCTGGTGTCGGCGGCCCTCGGCCAGGCGAGGCTGCGGCAGCGGGCGGCGGCGAAGTTCGGCGCCGAGGACGCCGGGCGGATGTTCTTCACCCCGAACGGCGTCGAGCAGTCCACCCGGCGCACGGTCGCCGAGTACCGCGCGGCGCGCTTCGCGGAGCTCGGGGTGCGCAGCGTGGCCGACCTCTGCGGCGGCATCGGCGGCGACGCCCTGGCCCTCGCCCGCGCGGGCATCCGCGTCCTCGCCGTCGACCGCGACCCGCTCACGGCCGAGGCGGCACGCGCCAACGCGGCCGCCCTCGGCCTGGCCGACCTCATCGAGGTGCGGTGCGCGGACGTGGCGGACGTCGACACCTCCGGCCACGACGCGGTGTTCGTGGATCCCGCACGGCGCGGCGGACGCGGCCGGATCTTCGACCCCGAGGCGTACTCGCCCCCGCTGTCCTGGGCCGTCGGGGCGGCTCGCGCCCGTCCGCACGCCGCCCTGAAGGTGGCGCCCGGCATTCCGCACGAGGCGGTCCCGGAGGGCGCCGAGGCGGAGTGGATCTCGGACGGCGGAGACGTGAAAGAGGCCGTGCTCTGGTTCGGCACCTCGCCGGGCACGGTGCGGGCGACGCTGCTGCCCGGCACGCACACGCTCACCGGCCGCGGGCTGCCCGACCCCGGCGTCCGGCCGCTCGGGCGCTACCTCTACGAGCCGGACGGCGCGGTCATCCGGTCCCACCTGGTGGCCGAGGCGGCCGAGGAGCTGGAAGGCGGGCTGATCGACGCGTCCATCGCGTACGTCACCTCGGACGTGCTGCGGCCGACCCCGTTCGCCACCGCCTACGAGATCACCGACCAGCTCCCCTTCGGCGTGAAGAAGCTGAAGGCCCTGCTGCGCGAGCGCGAGGTGGGGAACCTGACGGTCAAGAAGCGCGGCTCCGCCGTCGAGCCCGAGGAGTTGCGCCGCCGGGTGAGACCGCAGGGCCCCCGGGCCGCCACGGTGTTCCTCACCCGGGTCGCGGGGGCGCCGGCCATGCTGGTGGGCCGGCCCGTGTGA
- the tsaB gene encoding tRNA (adenosine(37)-N6)-threonylcarbamoyltransferase complex dimerization subunit type 1 TsaB, with protein sequence MDTATPAVTAALHDGTSVVAESSRVDARRHGELLLPAVDRVLAEAGVKLAAVTGLVVGVGPGPYTGLRVGLVTATTFASALGIPVHGVCTLDGLAWASGLDGPFVVATDARRKEVYWARYDDARTRATDAAVDRPDDIAEQVAGLPAVGAGAVLYPDAFPDARGPEHVSAGALAGLAAERLRAGADFLPPQPLYLRRPDAQVPKNYKVVTPK encoded by the coding sequence ATGGATACCGCCACTCCCGCCGTCACCGCCGCGCTCCACGACGGCACGTCCGTCGTCGCCGAGTCCAGCCGGGTGGACGCCCGCCGGCACGGCGAACTGCTGCTGCCCGCCGTCGACCGCGTCCTCGCCGAGGCGGGTGTGAAGCTCGCCGCCGTCACCGGTCTGGTCGTCGGCGTCGGGCCGGGCCCGTACACGGGACTGCGCGTCGGACTCGTCACGGCGACCACCTTCGCCTCGGCGCTCGGCATCCCCGTGCACGGCGTGTGCACGCTGGACGGCCTCGCCTGGGCCTCCGGCCTCGACGGCCCGTTCGTGGTGGCCACCGACGCGCGCCGCAAGGAGGTGTACTGGGCCCGCTACGACGACGCCCGGACCCGTGCGACCGACGCCGCGGTCGACCGTCCGGACGACATCGCCGAGCAGGTCGCGGGCCTGCCCGCGGTCGGCGCCGGCGCGGTCCTCTACCCGGACGCGTTCCCGGACGCCCGCGGCCCCGAGCACGTCAGCGCGGGGGCGCTCGCGGGGCTGGCGGCCGAGCGGCTGCGCGCCGGCGCGGACTTCCTGCCCCCGCAGCCGCTGTACCTGCGCCGCCCCGACGCGCAGGTCCCCAAGAACTACAAGGTGGTCACACCCAAGTGA
- the groL gene encoding chaperonin GroEL (60 kDa chaperone family; promotes refolding of misfolded polypeptides especially under stressful conditions; forms two stacked rings of heptamers to form a barrel-shaped 14mer; ends can be capped by GroES; misfolded proteins enter the barrel where they are refolded when GroES binds): MAKILKFDEDARRALERGVNKLADTVKVTIGPRGRNVVIDKKFGAPTITNDGVTIAREVEVEDPYENLGAQLVKEVATKTNDIAGDGTTTATVLAQALVREGLRNVAAGASPAALKKGIDAAVKAVSDELLATARPIDDKSDIAAVAALSAQDQQVGELIAEAMDKVGKDGVITVEESNTFGLELDFTEGMAFDKGYLSPYMVTDQERMEAVLDDPYILIHQGKISSIQDLLPLLEKVIQAGGSKPLLIIAEDVEGEALSTLVVNKIRGTFNAVAVKAPGFGDRRKAMLGDMATLTGATVIAEEVGLKLDQAGLDVLGSARRVTVTKDDTTIVDGGGDSADVTGRVNQIKAEIESTDSDWDREKLQERLAKLAGGVCVIKVGAATEVELKEKKHRLEDAISATRAAVEEGIVSGGGSALVHAVKVLDGNLGKDGDEATGVAVVRRAAVEPLRWIAENAGLEGYVITSKVAELETGNGFNAATGEYGDLVKAGVIDPVKVTRSALENAASIASLLLTTETLVVEKPAEEEADSGHGHGHGHSH; the protein is encoded by the coding sequence ATGGCGAAGATCCTGAAGTTCGACGAGGACGCCCGTCGCGCCCTCGAGCGTGGCGTCAACAAGCTTGCCGACACGGTCAAGGTGACGATCGGCCCCCGCGGCCGCAACGTCGTCATCGACAAGAAGTTCGGCGCCCCCACCATCACCAACGACGGTGTCACGATCGCCCGCGAGGTCGAGGTCGAGGACCCGTACGAGAACCTCGGCGCGCAGCTGGTGAAGGAGGTGGCGACCAAGACCAACGACATCGCGGGTGACGGTACGACCACCGCCACCGTGCTGGCCCAGGCCCTGGTCCGCGAGGGTCTGCGCAACGTCGCCGCGGGTGCCTCCCCGGCCGCCCTGAAGAAGGGCATCGACGCCGCCGTCAAGGCCGTCTCCGACGAGCTGCTCGCGACCGCGCGTCCCATCGACGACAAGAGCGACATCGCCGCCGTCGCCGCGCTGTCCGCCCAGGACCAGCAGGTCGGCGAGCTCATCGCCGAGGCGATGGACAAGGTCGGCAAGGACGGTGTCATCACCGTCGAGGAGTCCAACACCTTCGGCCTGGAGCTGGACTTCACCGAGGGCATGGCCTTCGACAAGGGCTACCTGTCCCCGTACATGGTGACCGACCAGGAGCGTATGGAGGCCGTCCTCGACGACCCGTACATCCTGATCCACCAGGGCAAGATCTCCTCCATCCAGGACCTCCTGCCGCTGCTGGAGAAGGTCATCCAGGCGGGTGGCTCCAAGCCGCTGCTGATCATCGCCGAGGACGTCGAGGGCGAGGCCCTGTCGACCCTGGTCGTCAACAAGATCCGCGGCACCTTCAACGCGGTGGCCGTCAAGGCCCCCGGCTTCGGCGACCGCCGCAAGGCGATGCTCGGCGACATGGCCACCCTCACCGGTGCCACCGTCATCGCCGAGGAGGTCGGCCTCAAGCTCGACCAGGCCGGTCTGGACGTGCTGGGCAGCGCCCGCCGCGTCACCGTCACCAAGGACGACACCACCATCGTGGACGGCGGCGGCGACTCCGCCGACGTGACGGGCCGCGTCAACCAGATCAAGGCCGAGATCGAGTCCACCGACTCCGACTGGGACCGCGAGAAGCTCCAGGAGCGCCTCGCGAAGCTGGCCGGCGGCGTGTGCGTGATCAAGGTCGGCGCCGCCACCGAGGTGGAGCTGAAGGAGAAGAAGCACCGTCTCGAGGACGCCATCTCCGCGACCCGCGCCGCGGTCGAGGAGGGCATCGTCTCCGGTGGTGGCTCCGCCCTGGTCCACGCCGTCAAGGTCCTCGACGGCAACCTCGGCAAGGACGGCGACGAGGCCACCGGTGTCGCGGTCGTCCGCCGCGCCGCCGTCGAGCCGCTGCGCTGGATCGCCGAGAACGCCGGCCTCGAGGGCTACGTCATCACCTCGAAGGTCGCGGAGCTCGAGACGGGCAACGGCTTCAACGCCGCGACCGGCGAGTACGGCGACCTGGTCAAGGCCGGCGTCATCGACCCGGTCAAGGTGACCCGCTCCGCGCTGGAGAACGCCGCTTCCATCGCCTCCCTGCTGCTCACGACCGAGACCCTGGTCGTCGAGAAGCCGGCCGAGGAGGAGGCCGACAGCGGTCACGGGCACGGCCACGGCCACAGCCACTGA